The DNA region ACCTTGAGGATGCTTGATGGTGAAATATTTGATTTTTACGATGAAATTGAAGGCATTTTCGACATCAGCCCCAGAATTATGGGTGAAAATGAGATTTTTCAAATAACAGAACCACTTAAAGAACTGCTTCCCCCTGTAAAGGATGATAAAAATGATACAGACCTATACTCAAATTACATGAACTGGGTTGAAAAGTTTCGCCTGAGTGAAGCTGAATTGATTAAAACATTTAATTTAACCCTGGAAGAAGTTAGAAAACGATCTCAGGAAATTTTTGAACTGGTTGAAGGGGAAAATGTTGAGATTAACTACGTTTCAAACCAGCCCTGGAAGGCTTACAATTATTTTTTAGGCAATGCTCGTTCTAAAATAGATGTCAATGTTGACTACTCCTATTATGCTTTTGAAATTCCCCGTATCCTGGCCCATGAAACTTATCCTGGGCATCATCTTCTCCTGCAGCTTCGTGAACAAATTCTTTACAAAGAAAAAGGATATTTGGATGCAGCGGTGTGCACTTTACAATCTCCTCTGAATGTAATTGCAGAAGGCAGTGCTAATCTGGCAGCAGAAATCATTTTTTCAGATGATGAACTTTATCAATGGATGGGAGAATTTCTTTTACCTGAACTGAACATGCCTCTATCAAAACCAGATGAACTTGAAACATTTTACCAGGCCCTGAAAACGGTAGATAAACTCCAGATACCAGGCCTTTCCTTCAGCATTGTGACCAACACTGCCATTAAATATTACAGTGGAGAACTAGATAAAAAAGAAGCAGTTGATTATCTTCAGGAGTACGGCCTGGTAAGCAGAGACACTGCATCATCTACTGTAGAAATGATGATGATGCCCCTTTTCAGATCCTATATGACCATCTACTCAGAAGGTTACCTTCTGGTGAAAGATTATGTAACCCGAGACAACTGTGAAGAACGGTTCAAAAAACTCTTAACCAAAAATATTTTACCTTCCTGGTTGTAAATAACCTTCAAGTTATAGATAAACCTCATCTGTGGATGAATTGTCGGTTAAATTATTAAATAATATTGAATTAAACGAAATTACCAAAAGAGATTACAACAAAAATAATAATACTAATAAAATTATCAAAAGAATATATGAAAACACAACATCTGTAAGAACTCACCCCAACTAATGATTTTTTTTCTTCCCCTTCTTCCCTTTGACAATATTTATAAACCATGAATGAGAGTTATAATAAATGATTCTAAACTTTTAGATTGGTTATGATTTTTCATATTATATCTAGAACTATGAGTTCTATATAGAGTATTACAATTGTACGACAGTAAAGTGATTAGTATGGCTAAAGCAAGACGTAGAAGAGTTAGAGATACTTGGAAAGATAAACAATGGTACACGATTACTACTCCTAAAGAATTTGGAGATGCCAATATAGGCACCACCCCTGCCCGGGACCCTGAAATGCTCCTGAAAAGAAGGGTTGAATCTACTATGAGGGAGCTTACCGGTGACTTTAGTAAACAGTATGTGAAACTTAAATTCCAGATCAGTGAAGTGGCTGGAGACACTGCCACCACCCGTTTTATAGGTCACCAGGTCACCAGTGACTATGTCAGAAGCATGATCAGGAGAGGAACCAGCCGGATAGATTCCATAGTCAGTGCGGAAACCCAGGATGGGCAAAAAATGAAGATCCATGTTCTGGCTATCACCATCAAAAGGGCCAAATCCTCCCAGCAGCGTTACATCCGCGAAACCATAGAAAAACTAGTACAGGATGCTGCTAGTGAGAAAAACTTTGTAGAACTGGTGGAAGAAATAATAGGTGGAAAATTGGCCTCCTATGTTTACCATGAAACCAAGAAGATCTACCCGCTTAAAAGGGTGGAAATTATCAAGACCAAAGTAGTTGACGAACAAAAGGCATAAACTGGGAGATAGATGATTATCTGGGAATATGTAGTTCTCCTGGTGATCATAGGGCTTATTACCTATGCTAAAAAAGCCCTGGATCTCCTGGGATCCATCTTCATGATCATAATGGGAGTGATCATCATCTTCGCAGCCGGTGCAAACTGGCTTTTTTTAATATTTTTATTTTTAATTCTGGGAGTTGGATTCACCAGATACAAACACGATTATAAAAAAGAGATCGGGGTATGCGAAGGAACCAGAACCATTAAAAACGTGATCTCCAATGGCATTGTCGCATTCGTTATGGCTGCCTTTGGTAATTATGCAGGATTTATAGGTTCCATCGCCACTGCCACTGCTGACACCATGGCTAGTGAAGTAGGAGTGGT from Methanobacterium petrolearium includes:
- a CDS encoding TIGR00297 family protein, which produces MIIWEYVVLLVIIGLITYAKKALDLLGSIFMIIMGVIIIFAAGANWLFLIFLFLILGVGFTRYKHDYKKEIGVCEGTRTIKNVISNGIVAFVMAAFGNYAGFIGSIATATADTMASEVGVVTTPRLITNFKKVPPGTDGGISVVGTVAGILGAGLIGLAAYMLGVYPDLWRTMTIAVVAGTFGCFVDSILGAGLEIKGYLNNEHVNLLATLAGALLGNLMVWIVW
- a CDS encoding 30S ribosomal protein S3ae, which encodes MAKARRRRVRDTWKDKQWYTITTPKEFGDANIGTTPARDPEMLLKRRVESTMRELTGDFSKQYVKLKFQISEVAGDTATTRFIGHQVTSDYVRSMIRRGTSRIDSIVSAETQDGQKMKIHVLAITIKRAKSSQQRYIRETIEKLVQDAASEKNFVELVEEIIGGKLASYVYHETKKIYPLKRVEIIKTKVVDEQKA